Sequence from the Effusibacillus pohliae DSM 22757 genome:
GATAATGAAGCTTATATGAATACTGGGATCCAGCGTAGCGGAACCACGCCCAAATGGTCTTGGACCCAAACCACTCCAGTCGGTGACGGAAGCCGAGGAAAAGCCCAGAAGGGTAAGGATATGCCGATGATTATGGCTCAGCATGGGATTCCTTACGTGGCTACAGCGAATCCGTCTTACATGCCGGATTATATTGAAAAGCTGAAAAAAGCGATGAAAGTGAAAAATGGGATGGCGTACATCCATCTGTACTCCGGATGTCCGACAGGGTGGAAGTTCCCGACCGAGAAGACGATTGAAGTGGGGAGACTTGCGGTAGAGACGAATTTGTATCCGTTATGGGAATGCGAAAACGGAAAGTTTCGGATTACTTACAAGGTCAGGAGGAGATTGCCGATTCGCGAATATACCCAATCGATGCAAAAGTATCAGCACTTGACAGAGCAGGAACTCAAAGAATTGCAAGAAGCGGTTGATCAAAATTATAGAAGGTTGGAGAAGCTATGCAAAATGTAGCGAAGAGACAAGCCGATTTTCAAGTCGAAATTGAAGCCACTGCACACGCTTGGAGAATGCCTTTTGTTGCTCTGTTTGAGATGCTGTTTCGCGCTGGTGATGCGGTTCGATTGGGTAAAACCACGCTTTTTGTTAAGGATCAGGCAGGCCATATCATCCATCAGGAATATTACGGAAAATCGCGTAAATCAGCATGGTATAGAAAACTTGAAATTGAACAAAAGATGAAATCTATGAATAAAGAACAATTCTTGGATTGGCTGAAGGGGAATAAATAACATTGCAAAATGCGAACTTAAGCTTAAAAGGATGAAACTTAGGAGGTAGCTGAAGTGATACAAAACACTGTAAACCTTACAGTTAATTGGGGAGACACAGATATGGCGGGTATCATCTATTATCCCAATTATTTTAAGTGGTTTGATATAGGCAGCCTTCGGCTGCTTAATACAATCGGACTCCCGCCCAAAGAACTCATGTTGGAACAAAAAATCAGCTTTCCACTGATTGATGCGGGTTGCACTTGCTATAAACCGCTTTATTTCAACGATGAAATTCGGGTAGTAACAAGGATCGCCGAAGTGAATAACAAAACATTCAAGATGGAGCATGAGGTTTATCGGGGGGATGAATTAACCGGAAAAGGATACGAGGTGCGGGGATGGGTGAGTTTTGCTGAAGAAAAAATCAAAGCTCATCCGATCCCAGAGGATGCTAGAAAGAAATTGACCCAAGTAAAAGTAGAAGTTTAATCCGTTGATAAGTTTCTAACAATCATAAGCCGC
This genomic interval carries:
- a CDS encoding acyl-CoA thioesterase, which produces MIQNTVNLTVNWGDTDMAGIIYYPNYFKWFDIGSLRLLNTIGLPPKELMLEQKISFPLIDAGCTCYKPLYFNDEIRVVTRIAEVNNKTFKMEHEVYRGDELTGKGYEVRGWVSFAEEKIKAHPIPEDARKKLTQVKVEV